A genome region from Chthonomonas sp. includes the following:
- a CDS encoding RsmB/NOP family class I SAM-dependent RNA methyltransferase, translating to MARTKSRRPPRTGPGIHMVKASEYLFPDPTEREAFINALLTGVGREQSLIILRDHSALRVFPRLGPTSWQPDFVMRLDADFRPGKHPLYEKGHFYSLDFSSVFSSSVMTAIQQPVRRVLDLCSAPGGKAIFAWRLFQPEVLACNETIRKRCGMLIDNLTRCDITGARVWSADPSVYARRWPESFDLVLVDAPCSGQSLMAKGEPAPGAFTPAMIDMNVGRQRRIAAHAVACLRPGGHMFYSTCTFSAKENEKIIAWIMETFPAMKPVVVDKLAAFQSSKAEFPCYRLFPHQGLGAGAFACLLRKEGEPPAHYPPIDDLTGLWWTGKPPVDRTARADMPPPPRNRPKKPD from the coding sequence TTGGCAAGAACAAAATCTCGACGCCCGCCTCGAACCGGGCCAGGAATTCACATGGTGAAGGCGTCGGAATACCTGTTCCCCGACCCCACCGAGCGCGAGGCGTTCATCAACGCCCTGCTCACCGGCGTCGGCCGCGAGCAATCGCTCATCATCCTGCGCGATCATTCCGCGCTGCGCGTGTTCCCGCGCCTCGGCCCGACCAGTTGGCAGCCCGATTTTGTCATGCGGCTCGACGCCGACTTTCGTCCCGGCAAACACCCGCTCTACGAGAAAGGGCACTTCTACTCGCTCGATTTTTCGTCCGTGTTCTCGAGCTCGGTGATGACCGCGATTCAACAGCCCGTCCGCCGCGTTCTCGACCTTTGCTCCGCGCCCGGCGGCAAGGCGATTTTCGCGTGGCGATTGTTCCAACCCGAAGTGCTCGCCTGCAACGAGACGATCCGTAAGCGTTGCGGCATGCTCATTGACAACCTCACGCGTTGCGACATCACCGGCGCCCGCGTTTGGTCGGCGGATCCCAGCGTGTACGCGCGGCGCTGGCCCGAATCCTTTGATCTGGTGCTCGTCGATGCGCCTTGCTCGGGCCAATCGCTCATGGCAAAAGGCGAGCCCGCTCCCGGCGCGTTCACCCCCGCCATGATCGACATGAACGTCGGTCGGCAACGACGCATCGCCGCGCACGCGGTAGCGTGTTTGCGGCCCGGCGGGCACATGTTCTACAGCACGTGCACGTTCTCGGCGAAGGAGAATGAGAAGATCATCGCGTGGATCATGGAGACGTTTCCGGCCATGAAACCGGTGGTGGTGGACAAACTCGCCGCGTTCCAAAGCTCCAAGGCCGAGTTCCCCTGCTACCGGCTTTTCCCGCATCAGGGTCTGGGCGCGGGCGCCTTCGCATGCTTGCTCCGAAAAGAGGGCGAGCCGCCGGCCCACTATCCGCCGATTGACGATTTGACCGGGCTTTGGTGGACCGGCAAGCCGCCAGTAGACCGAACGGCGAGGGCCGATATGCCCCCGCCGCCGCGGAATCGTCCGAAAAAGCCAGACTAA
- a CDS encoding family 20 glycosylhydrolase translates to MQLKMWMLDVAREQHLSYEHLATFARLSLEAGYDAMGLYLEHRFAYPSVPWVHGNDCITPEMIAQLRRDFPALRLIPFINLLGHFEGFLYTEGGAQFREAPLEGLQACPSNPDFIRLCEGMIDDILAAFDDEIIHIGGDETAQLGQCQLCRARVEQSEAKPDVDGKAELYGAHFGPLAHRVVAAGRTPALWGDMFLAHPSALRYIPKESIIFDWQYFNGVAETAPKFTEQGFRVVGCPCVITYSATWCHLGATETNIREVAADVESGGLFGLCVTTWEIGMFAAYDSLFPILRWATSDRSGPLVDWFGEGQKWAQMMSSDLEKFGGVFTSGRIRNSLKTRTLLMANPFLAWVHHGEELRGSHGKAILDHLDQALFHAQTEAERGVTLWARAAVEWVRLADDAAAEYAAGSPERAIAKLTLTRQLFDDLAKVARRTHQRIGGSLADIERCRIAREHVETVIKRLRQYGSGQLGYRPAFEVLTHPRFCPYDQASWWLINKWANQ, encoded by the coding sequence ATGCAGTTGAAAATGTGGATGCTCGATGTCGCCCGCGAGCAGCACCTCTCCTACGAGCACTTGGCGACCTTCGCCCGGCTTAGCCTCGAAGCCGGCTACGACGCGATGGGCCTTTATCTGGAGCACCGATTTGCCTATCCGAGCGTGCCCTGGGTGCACGGCAACGACTGCATTACGCCCGAGATGATCGCCCAGTTGCGGCGCGACTTCCCCGCTCTGCGGCTCATCCCGTTTATCAATTTGCTGGGCCACTTCGAGGGATTCCTCTACACGGAGGGAGGCGCGCAGTTTCGCGAGGCGCCGCTGGAGGGTCTTCAAGCCTGCCCTAGCAATCCCGACTTCATTCGCCTTTGCGAAGGCATGATTGACGACATTTTGGCCGCCTTCGACGACGAGATCATCCACATTGGCGGCGACGAAACCGCGCAGCTCGGCCAGTGCCAGCTCTGCCGCGCGCGGGTGGAGCAAAGCGAGGCTAAGCCCGACGTGGATGGCAAAGCCGAGCTTTACGGCGCGCACTTTGGACCGCTCGCGCACCGTGTGGTGGCCGCGGGTCGAACGCCCGCGCTGTGGGGCGACATGTTTCTGGCCCACCCCTCCGCGCTTCGCTACATTCCCAAGGAGAGCATTATCTTCGACTGGCAGTATTTCAATGGCGTCGCCGAAACCGCGCCGAAGTTCACTGAGCAAGGGTTTCGCGTGGTCGGTTGCCCGTGCGTCATCACGTACAGCGCGACCTGGTGTCACCTCGGCGCGACCGAAACGAACATTCGCGAAGTCGCCGCGGACGTGGAATCGGGCGGGCTCTTTGGTCTGTGCGTCACCACCTGGGAGATCGGCATGTTTGCCGCCTACGATTCGCTGTTTCCGATTCTGCGCTGGGCGACGAGCGACCGGTCGGGCCCCCTTGTGGATTGGTTTGGCGAGGGCCAAAAGTGGGCGCAGATGATGAGCTCCGACCTGGAAAAGTTTGGCGGCGTGTTCACTTCCGGGCGCATCCGCAACTCGCTAAAAACACGCACACTGCTGATGGCGAACCCGTTTTTAGCGTGGGTGCATCACGGCGAGGAATTGCGGGGTTCGCACGGCAAAGCGATACTGGATCACCTGGACCAGGCGCTCTTCCACGCGCAAACCGAGGCCGAGCGCGGCGTGACTCTGTGGGCTCGGGCCGCGGTGGAATGGGTGCGCCTTGCCGACGACGCGGCCGCTGAATATGCCGCTGGCAGCCCCGAGCGCGCCATTGCCAAGCTCACCCTCACGCGGCAACTGTTTGACGACTTGGCCAAGGTCGCGCGCCGTACGCACCAGCGCATCGGCGGATCGCTCGCCGATATCGAGCGTTGCCGCATTGCGCGCGAACATGTCGAGACCGTGATCAAACGGCTGCGGCAATATGGCAGCGGCCAGCTTGGCTATCGGCCTGCGTTTGAGGTGCTCACCCACCCGCGGTTCTGCCCCTATGACCAGGCATCGTGGTGGCTGATCAACAAGTGGGCGAACCAATAA
- a CDS encoding ABC transporter permease has protein sequence MRGLFEFVGECILILGDAFRRLFTGRWEAGEMLNQMSFVGVNSVPIVALTTFFSGSVLALYSTEVLVRYGASGLAGATIGLAVTREIAPVLAGIMVAARCGSAMAAQIGSMKVTEQVDALRTLRVHPTDYLILPRLLAGLLMVPILCLVGVFSGVGGGYLLSISKGVASGAFLNSLKQFVEPWDFWGGMIKAVAFGIIIAVVACQQGLATRNGAVGVGRSTTQTVVISMVLIYVVNFLLAAVLY, from the coding sequence ATGCGCGGATTGTTTGAGTTTGTGGGCGAGTGCATCCTGATTCTCGGGGACGCATTTCGGCGGCTGTTTACCGGTCGTTGGGAGGCCGGCGAGATGCTCAACCAGATGAGCTTTGTCGGCGTCAACTCGGTGCCGATTGTCGCTCTTACGACGTTCTTTAGCGGCTCGGTTTTGGCTCTCTACAGCACCGAAGTTTTGGTACGATACGGCGCCTCGGGGCTGGCCGGGGCCACGATCGGCCTGGCCGTCACCCGGGAGATCGCGCCCGTGCTCGCCGGAATCATGGTCGCCGCACGCTGCGGCTCCGCGATGGCGGCGCAAATCGGCAGCATGAAGGTCACCGAGCAGGTTGACGCACTGCGCACCTTGCGGGTTCACCCCACCGATTATCTGATTCTTCCCCGCCTGCTGGCCGGGCTCCTCATGGTCCCGATTCTTTGCCTGGTCGGGGTCTTCAGCGGCGTCGGTGGCGGGTATCTGCTCTCCATTTCCAAAGGCGTCGCCAGCGGGGCTTTCCTGAACTCGCTGAAGCAATTCGTTGAACCGTGGGATTTTTGGGGCGGGATGATCAAGGCGGTTGCCTTCGGCATCATCATCGCCGTGGTCGCCTGTCAGCAGGGCCTGGCCACCCGAAACGGGGCGGTCGGCGTCGGTCGTTCCACCACGCAAACCGTGGTCATCAGCATGGTGCTCATTTATGTCGTAAACTTCTTGTTGGCGGCGGTACTTTACTGA
- a CDS encoding beta-lactamase family protein — protein MNALIAAAILAPPPSFEPLAKQLVADRVVPGVAIAVQRNGKMVYGRGFGAQNLETNTGMTLDSVHEMASVSKQFTATAILQLVAAGKLKLTDSICDLLPTAPESWRPVTIHHLLSHTGGLADYIGSGNLALTTSEQAQIVALKDKPVRFAPGAKFEYSNTGYMLLGAIVANVTKRPFGDVLKSDVFAKAGMTKATIANPEAIIPNRAMGYQWSGSQWRNEQYVHAKWSAFGDGMVMASARDLLRWHNALRTDAVLPANMRKLAWTSHSDGSYGYGWAINRPGLQGRVFHTGGWVGTTTIVVSDFERNDCAVILINTDRRDQKIGQLHEAVIRWMDAQ, from the coding sequence ATGAATGCTCTCATCGCCGCCGCCATCCTCGCGCCTCCGCCGAGTTTCGAACCCCTCGCTAAGCAACTCGTCGCCGATAGGGTTGTCCCAGGAGTCGCCATCGCCGTCCAGCGAAACGGCAAGATGGTCTACGGTCGCGGGTTTGGGGCGCAGAACCTCGAAACCAACACCGGAATGACGCTCGACTCGGTGCACGAGATGGCATCCGTGAGCAAGCAGTTCACCGCCACGGCGATCCTTCAACTGGTTGCCGCGGGGAAATTGAAGCTGACCGACTCCATTTGCGACTTGCTGCCCACCGCGCCCGAATCGTGGCGACCCGTGACCATTCACCACCTGCTTAGCCACACGGGTGGCCTCGCCGACTACATCGGCTCCGGCAATCTGGCGCTCACCACCAGCGAGCAAGCGCAGATCGTGGCCCTGAAAGACAAGCCGGTCCGCTTTGCGCCGGGCGCAAAGTTTGAGTATTCCAACACGGGCTACATGCTGCTCGGTGCGATCGTCGCGAACGTGACCAAGCGGCCGTTTGGCGACGTCCTCAAGTCCGATGTTTTCGCCAAAGCCGGCATGACAAAGGCAACCATCGCCAACCCGGAAGCGATCATTCCGAACCGCGCGATGGGCTACCAATGGTCCGGATCGCAGTGGCGCAACGAGCAATATGTGCACGCCAAATGGAGCGCCTTCGGCGACGGCATGGTCATGGCGAGCGCCCGCGACCTGCTCCGCTGGCACAACGCGTTGCGCACCGATGCGGTGCTTCCGGCGAACATGCGCAAACTCGCGTGGACGAGTCACAGTGATGGCAGCTACGGCTACGGCTGGGCCATCAACCGGCCCGGGCTGCAAGGGCGCGTGTTCCACACCGGCGGCTGGGTGGGCACAACCACGATTGTGGTGAGCGATTTTGAGCGCAACGATTGCGCGGTGATTCTCATCAACACCGACCGTCGCGACCAGAAAATTGGACAACTCCACGAGGCCGTGATCCGCTGGATGGATGCGCAATGA
- a CDS encoding protease complex subunit PrcB family protein, with translation MRTRFFVCLTLLLCAFLATAQTVKWRTVAEGNSSQVGKYLFRQIQTEGDWQQIWKALGQRGSAPSVDFTKQEMVILNLDKQNVGGTSVYVETMTFEAGQLMVKAVRKSLRDAPRGSSNPWVAVALDRLGGHLKLQMRDIVGYPVFTPSPCSCARPCRIVHCSCRCHMPDFPYPLDWEVEYDNSYCPVNIQGAYVISSTNDLNQYWSQVFGRVAEDDRPDKPRMNFREESLVAIHLGQRGSGGYSIGIESLQVNNAAETTLRYWENSPNFGDRVTNAITRPYAWLRIPRVTARVTVIKLPGKPLGR, from the coding sequence ATGCGAACGCGCTTTTTCGTCTGTCTAACCTTGCTGTTGTGCGCCTTTTTGGCGACGGCCCAAACCGTCAAATGGCGGACCGTAGCCGAAGGGAATAGCTCGCAGGTCGGGAAGTATCTGTTCCGACAGATTCAAACCGAGGGCGATTGGCAACAGATTTGGAAGGCGTTGGGCCAACGCGGCTCCGCGCCGAGCGTGGACTTCACCAAGCAAGAAATGGTGATTCTGAACCTCGACAAGCAGAACGTCGGCGGCACGTCGGTGTATGTCGAAACGATGACGTTCGAAGCCGGCCAACTGATGGTTAAGGCCGTGCGCAAGAGCCTGCGCGACGCCCCTCGCGGCAGCAGCAACCCTTGGGTTGCCGTCGCGCTGGATCGTTTGGGCGGTCATTTGAAGCTGCAAATGCGCGATATCGTCGGTTACCCGGTGTTCACTCCCAGCCCGTGCTCGTGCGCCCGCCCGTGCCGCATCGTGCATTGCTCGTGTCGCTGTCACATGCCAGATTTCCCCTACCCGCTGGATTGGGAAGTGGAGTACGACAACTCGTACTGCCCGGTCAACATTCAGGGCGCGTATGTGATCTCCTCGACGAACGACCTCAACCAATATTGGTCGCAAGTGTTTGGCCGAGTGGCGGAAGACGACCGACCCGATAAGCCCCGCATGAACTTCCGCGAGGAATCGCTGGTGGCCATCCACCTGGGGCAACGTGGTTCGGGCGGCTACAGCATCGGCATCGAATCGCTGCAGGTGAATAACGCGGCCGAGACGACGCTACGCTACTGGGAGAACTCGCCGAACTTTGGCGATCGCGTGACGAACGCGATTACGCGACCTTATGCGTGGCTCCGAATTCCGCGAGTAACCGCGCGGGTGACCGTGATCAAGTTGCCGGGCAAACCGCTCGGACGCTAA
- a CDS encoding VOC family protein, translating into MRLARIILFVRNVAEVAEFYQKFFAMEPQPGASADWVELAGPGGNIAVHKAHGGAHPGPASPVKIVFYCDNIEAAKQSFSEQGLVFGKTHSYGELQFADAVDPAGNPIQISNR; encoded by the coding sequence ATGAGACTCGCGCGCATCATCCTGTTCGTTCGCAACGTGGCGGAGGTCGCCGAGTTTTATCAGAAGTTCTTTGCGATGGAGCCGCAGCCGGGCGCGAGCGCGGATTGGGTTGAACTTGCGGGGCCCGGGGGCAATATCGCCGTTCACAAGGCGCATGGCGGCGCTCATCCGGGCCCGGCATCGCCGGTCAAAATCGTGTTCTATTGCGACAATATTGAAGCTGCGAAGCAGAGTTTCTCGGAACAAGGGCTGGTGTTTGGCAAAACGCATTCGTACGGCGAATTGCAGTTCGCCGATGCGGTTGATCCGGCGGGGAACCCGATTCAGATTTCAAACCGTTAG
- a CDS encoding DUF2779 domain-containing protein has product MALLRKEPQLQEERDESARYSIAVGNTIGELARALFPGGVLVPFSDDKFERTRELIEEQTPVIYEAAFQGGQAVAILDVLVRQPDGTYHAYEAKSAKSAKDSYYYELAIQGVVAAENGVRISGYFIIHVNGDSLYDGSSYTTDLLSITEVTPHIVNELDVTSVNLALMHNVMNADKVPDADLKFVCKGCHLIEHCHGVLPDDHQLFLPGMTTKEFETVRGGGTIVFSDNPTKVKDFQRVNFSHALKQQGCVTAEGKQTLADASFPQVFLDFEVFAARLPIFAGTKPYDQLQFQFSAHIREHAGAELQHVEYLPEHDQDPRAEFGARLHQIIKDAGTIFTYSHYEGTQLRNMLKNEFEFADLNVAKLEQCEIDLYKVVKRHTYHPKYRGSFSIKSVLPAWVPELSYKELAIQDGITAAIQYGRLIQLLGTPEGDQLRADMLAYCRLDTLAMVKVYDALLAFEPKA; this is encoded by the coding sequence ATGGCTCTTTTGCGCAAGGAGCCGCAACTGCAAGAGGAGCGCGACGAATCGGCGCGGTACAGCATCGCCGTCGGCAACACGATTGGCGAACTCGCGCGCGCTCTTTTTCCGGGTGGGGTGCTCGTCCCATTTTCGGATGACAAATTCGAGCGCACGCGGGAACTGATCGAGGAACAAACGCCGGTGATCTATGAAGCCGCTTTTCAGGGAGGTCAGGCCGTAGCTATCCTTGATGTTTTGGTCCGGCAGCCCGATGGCACATACCACGCTTACGAGGCAAAGTCGGCGAAATCGGCCAAGGACAGTTACTACTACGAGTTAGCGATTCAGGGTGTGGTCGCGGCGGAAAATGGCGTCCGCATTTCGGGATACTTTATCATCCACGTTAATGGCGATTCGCTTTACGATGGTTCGTCCTACACCACGGACTTGCTGAGCATCACCGAAGTCACACCTCATATTGTCAACGAGCTCGATGTCACCTCGGTGAACCTTGCGCTCATGCACAACGTGATGAACGCGGACAAGGTTCCGGACGCCGACCTGAAGTTTGTGTGCAAAGGATGTCATTTGATCGAGCACTGCCATGGCGTGTTACCCGATGATCATCAACTTTTCTTACCGGGCATGACCACCAAAGAGTTCGAAACCGTTCGCGGAGGCGGCACCATCGTATTCTCTGACAATCCGACCAAGGTCAAAGACTTTCAACGCGTCAATTTCTCGCATGCTTTGAAGCAGCAAGGCTGCGTAACCGCAGAGGGAAAACAGACTCTTGCCGATGCCAGTTTCCCGCAAGTGTTTCTGGATTTCGAGGTCTTCGCCGCGCGGTTGCCGATCTTCGCCGGCACCAAACCCTACGACCAGTTGCAGTTCCAATTCTCGGCCCACATTCGGGAACATGCGGGCGCTGAACTCCAGCACGTTGAGTATCTGCCCGAGCACGATCAAGACCCGCGAGCCGAGTTCGGCGCACGCCTCCATCAGATTATCAAAGACGCGGGCACAATCTTCACCTACTCACATTACGAAGGCACCCAACTTCGTAACATGCTCAAGAACGAGTTCGAGTTTGCCGATCTTAACGTAGCCAAGTTGGAGCAATGCGAAATCGACCTTTACAAAGTCGTGAAGCGACACACGTATCACCCCAAGTACCGCGGTTCGTTCAGCATTAAGAGCGTGCTGCCCGCGTGGGTACCCGAGCTTAGTTACAAAGAGCTGGCCATCCAAGATGGCATCACCGCCGCTATCCAATATGGTCGCCTGATTCAGCTGTTAGGAACCCCGGAAGGTGACCAGTTACGCGCCGACATGTTGGCCTATTGCCGACTCGACACGCTCGCGATGGTAAAGGTGTACGACGCCCTACTCGCGTTCGAGCCAAAGGCTTAA